Proteins from one Euwallacea fornicatus isolate EFF26 unplaced genomic scaffold, ASM4011564v1 scaffold_68, whole genome shotgun sequence genomic window:
- the LOC136349783 gene encoding uncharacterized protein, producing MHRKLQTNLHQLNVIKKLLRLKLENIEGLNRETSNVESRISWENVVSCFNQNVTSNVIINLTHKDINQFLNDSSLLFETKIKEFLKQNPVIKVASTFCGEFIKKSGDKEIINIFYFNTNYAIIDVGTNLLGWFRENIQDQVLNQLSEFQERDSGFALQKIDYLEININKFEMGSGSTFIKLPKEISKKRACINIQNDDQACFYWSIVSAIYPVINNNNRITSYPHYSTVLNTTNLEMPMPLNKIYKFEKLNDISVNVYALEMSTVPTTFYAVVPVRLTPQKLNKHINLLLIQNKYYPKLNDYNPVPTDAVVEEEDTNIIYHYCWIKDLSRLLSSQLNKHKQRKFICDRCLNYFSNHQKLLTHEVLCTKLNDCHISFPKYDFIEFKNHVYQQKAPFVIYADFESQLENVSFSNDLGKYQRHIPFSVGYFIKCAYNDSLSQFKMFRGTNCVEWFVNEMIELSKFIYNETKKNTPMNIQLDLSMAKRCHICEKPFSPKDEIVRDHDHFTGIFRGFAHSVCNLNFRKQFVVPIIFQNLSGYDSHFLIKLLCKKGCLSVLPINKEKYISFTHHVTENDIKFRYIDSYRFLGASLDELAKSMQPENLKLLKSQFLDVTEEKFKLLTCKGVFCYDYIDSIDKLDEKTLPSKEYFYNKLEDSHIDDEKYSHASKVWDSFNIQTLGEYSDLYLKTDVILLADIFEHFRLNCISTHNLDPSWYFTMPGYTWDCMLKYTKCKLELLHDIDQIMFIEKGIRGGVSVCSSRYSEANNKYMFDYDPVKPSKYLLYLDVNNLYGKAMCEPLPYGGFEWIEDTNFDVLTIPDDSPVGYILQVDLQYPNKLHDTHKDFPFAPEHLKPPQSKLPKLMTTLFHKQNYIVHYRNLKQMLKHGLVPTKIHKILKFNQSPWLKSYIELNNGFRTQAQSTFEKNLFKLFNNAVFGKTMENIRKHRVVKIVKSWEGRYGAKNFISSPRFHSRLILDENLVIIELKKSSICFNKPLYIGMAILDLSKIYMYDFHYEYMLPKMGVDRCKLMYMDTDSFIYELCCNDVYEEIIKRDLTKFDTSDYPTNNPYNIPPTNKKVLGLMKDEANGKIISHFVGLRSKMYSFKIQDGKVTKKAKGVKHTIVRNKLTFNDYVECLKNFKITSVTQRSIRSYNHEIYSVEQNKIALNPYDDKRQILSNSFDTLPYGHYSLSNIGHGQP from the coding sequence ATGCACCGCAAATTGCAGACAAATTTACatcaattaaatgtaattaaaaaactacttcgactaaaactagaaaatataGAGGGATTAAATCGAGAAACAAGTAATGTTGAAAGTAGGATTTCGTGGGAAAACGTGGTTTCATGTTTCAATCAAAATGTAACATcgaatgttattattaatttgacgcatAAGGATATAAATCAATTCTTAAACGATTcttctcttttatttgaaacgaagataaaagagtttttaaaacaaaatccagTTATTAAGGTAGCTTCCACATTTTGTGgggagtttattaaaaaatctggggataaggaaataattaacattttctattttaatacaaactaTGCAATCATTGATGTGGGAACGAATTTACTTGGCTGGTTTCGCGAAAATATCCAAGATCAAGTATTAAACCAACTGTCAGAATTTCAGGAACGTGATTCAGGCTTTGCTTtacaaaaaatcgattatttagaaattaatattaataaatttgaaatgggtaGCGGTTcaacttttatcaaattacctaaagaaatttcaaagaaacgggcttgcattaatattcaaaatgacgaTCAAGCCTGTTTCTATTGGTCGATTGTTAGTGCTATTTATCCtgttataaataacaataatcgtATTACTTCATATCCACATTACAGCACTGTTTTAAATAccacaaatttagaaatgcctatgcctttaaacaaaatatataaatttgaaaaattaaacgataTATCGGTAAATGTTTACGCTTTAGAAATGTCAACGGTACCGACAACATTCTATGCAGTAGTTCCAGTCAGATTAAcacctcaaaaactaaacaaacatattaatttgcttttaattcagAACAAATATTATCCTAAATTAAATGACTATAATCCGGTTCCCACAGATGCAGTAGTAGAAGAAGAAGATACCAATATTATCTATCACTATTGCTGGATTAAAGATTTATCACGATTATTATCCAGTCagttaaacaaacataaacaacgtaaatttatttgtgatagatgtttaaattatttttccaaccatcaaaaattattaacacatgAAGTATTGTGCACTAAGTTGAATGACTGTCATATTTCGTTTCCCAAATACGACTTTATAGagtttaaaaatcatgtttatcaacaaaaagccccatttgttatttatgctgATTTCGAAAGTCAATTGGAAAACGTTTCTTTCTCGAATGATTTAGGTAAATATCAAAGACACATTCCTTTTAGTGTAGGATATTTCATCAAATGTGCATATAATGACTCTTTATCTCAGTTCAAAATGTTTCGAGGTACTAACTGTGTTGAATGgtttgttaatgaaatgattgaactgtcgaaatttatttataatgaaacaaagaaaaacactCCAATGAACATCCAACTTGATTTATCAATGGCTAAAAGGTGTCACATTTGTGAAAAACCGTTTTCCCCTAAAGATGAAATTGTTCGAGATCATGATCATTTCACGGGTATTTTCAGAGGATTTGCTCATTCagtatgcaatttaaattttcgtaagcAGTTTGTGGTGCCGATAATTTTCCAGAATCTTTCCGGATAcgattctcattttttaatcaaacttttatgtaaaaaaggatGTTTAAGTGTACTACctattaacaaagaaaaatatatttcattcacCCATCATGTAAcagaaaatgacattaaatttcGCTATATTGATTCGTATAGATTTTTGGGGGCTTCTCTCGATGAACTTGCAAAATCGATGCAAcccgaaaatttaaaacttttaaaaagtcaatttttagatgtgacggaagaaaaatttaaactcttaACGTGTAAAGGTGTGTTTTGCTACGATTATATTGATAGTATTGATAAACttgatgaaaaaactttaCCATCCAAGgaatatttctataataaacTAGAAGATTCGCATATTGACGACGAAAAATATAGTCATGCATCGAAGGTATGGGattcttttaatattcagaCTTTGGGAGAATATTcagatttgtatttaaaaactgatgTTATACTTTTagctgatatttttgaacatttcagattaaattgtatttcaaCTCATAATCTCGATCCTTCATGGTATTTTACCATGCCCGGATATACTTGGGACTGTATGTTAAAGTACACTAAATGCAAGTTGGAGTTATTACACGATATCgatcaaataatgtttattgaaaaaggtATTCGTGGTGGCGTTTCTGTGTGTAGCAGTAGATATTCAGAAGCAAACAACAAGTACATGTTTGACTATGATCCTGTAAAACCGTCTAAATACCTTCTTTACCTAGATGTGAACAATTTGTACGGAAAGGCAATGTGTGAACCTTTACCTTACGGAGGCTTCGAATGGATAGAAGATACCAATTTTGACGTATTAACTATTCCTGACGATTCCCCCGTAGGGTATATTTTGCAGGTAGATTTACAGTACCCAAATAAGTTACATGACACGCATAAGGACTTTCCTTTCGCACCTGAACATCTTAAACCGCCACAATCGAAATTACCCAAATTAATGACCACtctgtttcataaacaaaattatattgttcattataggaatttaaagcaaatgttaAAACATGGATTAGTTCCgacaaaaattcacaaaattttaaagtttaaccaGTCACCATGGTTAAAATcttatattgaattaaataacGGGTTTCGAACACAAGCTCaatcaacttttgaaaaaaatttattcaagctGTTTAATAACGCGGTGTTTGGGAAAACgatggaaaatattcgaaagcACCGCgtagttaaaattgttaaatcttgGGAAGGACGTTATggtgcaaaaaattttatttctagtcCTAGGTTTCATAGCAGATTAATTCTAGATGAAAACCTTGTTATTATTGAACTGAAAAAGTCTTCAATCTGTTTCAATAAACCACTGTACATAGGCATGGCAATTTTAGACTTGTCTAAAATATACATGTACGATTTTCATTATGAGTACATGCTACCGAAAATGGGAGTTGATCGGTGCAAGCTCATGTACATGGACACCGACAGTTTTATTTACGAACTCTGTTGTAATGACGTTTATGAAGAAATCATAAAGAGAGATCTAacgaaatttgatacttcCGATTATCCTACCAACAATCCATACAATATCCCTccgacaaataaaaaagtcttaGGACTAATGAAGGATGAagctaatggaaaaattatttctcattttgttgGACTCAGGTCAAAAAtgtacagttttaaaattcaagatggAAAGGTTACCAAAAAAGCGAAAGGAGTGAAACATACTATTGTCCGtaacaaattaacttttaacgaTTACGTcgaatgcttaaaaaattttaaaatcacttcGGTAACCCAACGGTCTATTCGTTCCTATaatcatgaaatttatagcgttgaacaaaataaaattgctttaaatccTTATGATGACAAAcgacaaattttatcaaacagCTTTGATACTCTACCTTACGGACACTATAGCCTCAGTAACATAGGTCACGGACAGCCTTAG